Below is a window of Halarcobacter anaerophilus DNA.
AAACCGCAAGTTATCCATTTGTTTTAAAGTCAATTCTCTTCTTTTTACTTCAGCAGCACTTAAAGAGCTTGGAGTTCCCGCAACTAAAAATAGTCTTTTTATTTTTTGAGCTCTTTTTGAAGCATAAAAAGAGACTAAATAAGCTCCTAAAGAAAATCCTAAAAGATTTATCTTTTCTTCTTTAAAAAAAGTATCTAAAACTTCAACTGCTTCGTTAAAATCTTTTGTTAAAGGTATTGGAATATATACAAGCTCAAAATCCCTTTTTAAAAAGGGTATGATTTTACTCCACAGTTTTTCATTATTCATAAGTCCGGGAAGTAAATATATTTTTTCTTTCATCTACAATTTTCTTTTTAATAAAGTCTTTTTTAAAAGTGTTTTTATATTTTTTGCTCAAACCATTTTTTTATCTCAATACTTAACTCTTTTGGGAACTCCAAAGGGATATTATGACTTGTTCCTTCTCTTGAAACAAGTTGAATATTCTCTTTTTTATTAAGAATCTTATTTATTGAAATATGGTTTAACAATCTGTCATTCAAGCTGTAGTAAAATCTAACGGGAAAATTTAGTTTAATAAATTCTTCAAACATCTCGACTCTTTTTAAAGTTGAAGCTAACTGGGGAATATAAACCTCATTACCTAAGTCATTGAACATTGAAGCTACTATTTGGATTAACTCTTCATCCTCTTTTATCTCCAAAAGATCTTTTGCTTTTTCTAAACTAAGAGTAGGAAAATTGTTCTCTTTTGCTTCTTGAAGTTTTTTTTCTCTTTTTTTTACATTCTCTTTTACTGTTGCGCTGGGAGTTGCACTAACTAAAAAAAGTCTTTTTACTCTTTTTGGATTTTTAATTGCATAATAAGATGAGATATAACCGCCTAAAGAGAAGCCTAAAAGATTTACTTTTTCATCTTTTATCTCTTTGTCTAATACTTTAACAATCTCATCAAAATTTTCACTTAAAGGTATAGGAAAATGGATAAGCTCGTATTGTTTTTCCAAAAAAGGAAGCAATCTGCTCCACAATCTTTCATCTGTCATAAGTCCGGGAATTAAATATATCTTTTCTTTCATTAAACGCTTATATTTCCTTCCAAATATTGAACAGCTTTTCCTGAGATTAAAACTCTGTCTTCTTTTAACTCGCAAAATAGAACTCCTGTTCTTTTTGAAGCTTGAAGTGCGACTAAAATATTTTTATTAAGTTTATTTGCCCAAAAAGGAGTAAGTCCTGCATGTATTGAACCTGTTACGGGATCTTCTTTCCCTCCGCTTGCAGGCCAAAAATATCTTGAAACAAAATCATACTCTCTATTTTTTGAAGCAGAGGTAACCACAACATCATAAGGAGCTAATTTTTTTAAAAGTTCACTTTTATATTCAATATTTAAAACATCTTCTTCTTTTTCATAAACTGCAAAATATGCCTGTACGTTTTTATAAATCTCTTTTGGTTTTATTGATAAACCTTCTAACAATTCATTTGGAAACTCTTGCACTTTTACAGGTTCTCTTTTGGGAAAATTCATTTGAATCAGACCGTCATCTTTTTTATATACTTCAAAATTTCCAACTGCTTTGGCATAAAATTTTATTGAAGTTAAAGCCTCATTTTCTTTAAAAAGAATAAAAGCACTAGCCAATGTTGCATGTCCGCAAAAATCAATCTCACATAAAGGAGAAAACCATCTTATATTAAAAATATCATTTTTTTCTTTTACTAAAAAAGCTGTTTCGGATAGATTGTTTTCAGCTGCTATATCTTGCATAAGTTTTTCATCCAACCAACGCTCAAGAACAATCACAGCAGCTTGATTACCTTTAAATAATTTATCTGCAAAAGCATCTACTATGCTCATTTTTAATTTCATCATACCTTCTTTTTAGTAACTTTAACTATTTTTATACTTTAATAGGCTTTGGAAGAGTATATTTATCCAAACAAGCAATCAGTTTATGAAAATACTCTTCGTTTTTTTCATCTTCGGCAGGTTCATCTAAAAGAACATAACAAAGAGCAGGAATAACTTCTCCTTCAGCTTCTATTAACAAAGCCTCGCTTGTATAAGAGCTTAAATCTTGATAAAGTTTTTTTATTTCATCATGAGTTAAAGAGTAAACCATACCGTAAGTTTTGGAATCTTCATCTCTTAAAAGAGTTGCACTATTTCCAATTCTAATTCTATACCCTTTTACAAAAGCTTCTCTTCTATTTTTTGGGACTATTCCTTTATTCTTTAAAATTTCTTCGTCCATATAAAGACCATAAAAGAATACATCATTGAGTCTATTTCTTGAATTATCCATTATTAATCCTTTTATTAAGCTATTAATTTTTTTAAGAAAGTTCTTTTTTAAAATTATTACACATTATATCATAAAATAATTTTTTTATAAGTATATAATTTATTCTTTTTCCAAAACCTACTTTAGTTCCTTGGATATTTCATTTATCAAAACAGGTCTTGAAAAATCTACTTGTTTATCCAAAGCAAGAGGAATCAGCCACCTTAGATTTGGAATAATATTATTTGGAAGTTTATCTTTCTCTAAAATAAAAACCTCTTCTTTTTCAACACTTTTTGCATCAAAGGCAAAATTGGAAAAAGCACAATATATATCCATTTCATAAAAATTAGGTCGATTAATTTTTGCAAAACAGTGCCAATCTTGCTTTTCTGTCAAAACTCCGGTTTCTTCTTTAAACTCTCTAACCATAGCATCGCTAGAGCTTTCTTGATCCTCTATTTTTCCACCTACACCGTTTAACAAACCTCTTTGCCATTTTGGATTTATTTTTTTTATCAGTACTACATATTTCAAATCTTCCGAAAACAAAAAGCCCAACACATATTTTTTCATAATAACTTCTTTGAATAAGGTCTGTTAAAAATATGTTTTCTAACAAGTCTTCCGTAAAAAACTTCAAACAATATAGACAAAATAATAAAATTAAAGAAAATAATAATTGCTTGCTTATCTGAAAAAAAAGTATGTATTAATAAAGTACATAAAGCTATAAAACTAATAATACAAGAAGTTAAAATAATAATTTTATTTGCATTTAACTCTTTATGTAATTTTAAAGCAGCTATATTTACAATAAAAAAGATAAGTAGAAAACTGGCACTTCCAATTATTGCAATCTGGCTTAAATCAATACTATTTGCCATAACTAAGCTTGCAAGTGCAGTAATTATCACACTTTGAGTTGGTATATTATTTTTTTCTTTATCAAAAAAAGAGGGAAGTTCTCCGTCTATTGCTAAAATATATCCTAATCTTCCGTTTCCGTAAATAGTTGCGTTTATAGCTGAAAAGGTTGCCAGTAAAGCCGCAATTGCAACAATAGTAAAACCTGTTTGTCCCAAAGCCGGTTTTGCGGCTATGGCAAGAGCATAATCTTTTGCCTGCAACAGTTGATTTTCATTAACTGCTCCTATTGCCGTAACTGCAATTAATAAATAAAGAGCAATAACCAGTAAAACCGAACTATAAAATGCCTTCGGCAGATTTTTTTTAGGTATTTTTATATCTTCAGCAGAGTTTGCTATAAGTTCAAACCCTTCATATGCAACAAAAATAATCATACCTGCAACTAAAATGGAGAAGTTACTGTCCCATCTAGATACGGATAATCTTTGCATATCTAAAAAGGGAACGCTAGCTACTATAATTAAAATCAACAATAAAACTTTTATTACTACAATTATAGTTTCGGATTTACTTACTAAATAGGCACTTATAAGATTTATCAATAAAGGCAGACATACAGCTAAACTTATGAAAAAATGATTAAAAAAACTATTTGAATTGCTCAAAAAAAGTGCTTGAGCATAAGAAGAAAAAGCAACTGCATACAAAGAAATCGTTACCAAATAACTAAGCCAAAGCATAAAATTAACGCTGCCTGATAGAAGATTATGCCCAAAAGCATTATCAATAAAACTTACTGTTCCGCCTTTGGTCTGAAATTTTACGGAAAGTTTTGCATAAGAATAAGAAGTAAGTAAAGCAACAATACCTGCTAAAAAAAAAGCAACAACAGTTGCTCCGTGGGCTAAAGATACAGCTTCTCCTAAAACAGCAAAAATTCCACCGCCTACCATTCCTCCCACACCTATAGAAACGGCGCCAAATAACCCTATTGTTCTATTATTTTTGTTCTGCAATAAAATACCTTTTAGTATATATTAAAAAATTAATATACCAAAATATAAACTAATTTTACTTTAGAGAACTTCTTTTATAAACTAATCTTTTAAACCTCTGTTTTTTAATTGAGAATCTATCTCTTCTTTAACCATTTTTATGATTCTTTTTTTTAACTCTTTTTTTGCACTAAAACAGAGTTCTCCTTTTGAGATACCGTAAAGAAGAAATCCCAAATTTATATAAGAGTTAGGGAAAAATCCCATTTTATTTAAATATTTTTTTAATATAAGTTCTACTCTTTTTTCTATTGCTTGATATATTTTATCTAACTCTTTTTGAGATATTTTTATTTTATCAAAAGGGATTGTATCGATTTCATAAGTAATACTTTTAGAAGTGTCTGCTTGGGGAACATCTATTAAAGGAATAATTTGAATATATTCATTATCTATTAAGCAGCCTTGAGAGGCAAACCATTCAATGTTCTCTTTTACCAAAGAGTTGTTTTTCCCCATTTTAAAATGTTTTTTTAGAAAACTTTGTGCATTTTTTCTTCCTAATTGAAAATCATGTTGTCTAAACTTTTCATATAAGAATCCGCCAAAAGCTCCTAATGAACTTGAAGCCAAAGCTTTATCTCCGTAAATATCATCTTTGCTTGGAGCTATTAATGATCTACTGAATATATCTTTATTCATAGCCAAACTTAATTCATTTGGTTTAAATCTTGCCTGCTCTTTTAAAGAAGTAAATAAATCAAAAACTCTTTTTAACAAATAGTTATCTGAATTTTTGCTTTTATTTTTTTCAACTTTTGCATAAGAATCTTTTATCTGACTAAAAGGATCAACCATTATCAAAGATTTTTTTACTTTCTCCTTATCACTGCTATCAAATAGATCATCTCCGGCTAAAATTCTTCTAGCTAATTCCAGAGGTTCATTATTTGCGACTCCTCCGTCAATAGTATCAAAGTCATACTCTTCATCTTTTAGATTATAAAAAGTCGGATTTATCAGATTAAAACATCTGCCGTTATTAGAACAATTTGATTTTTCGGAACTTGGAGTCCACCATTTCCAAGATTTATAAGCCTCTTTACTTTTTGTCAATGTCCGTGATTGTAAAAAAAGAGGAAAAGCTCCCGTAGCCAAAGTAGATTTTTTTAATAACTCTGTGGAAAAATCACTGTTTAAAGATATCTTATTTCGATTATTTATAATTTCACCTAATTTAAAATTCATCATATCAGAATGATTTGTTATTCTGTAAAATTGTTCTATTTTATCTTTAGAATCATCAAAAAACAGGTCTAAATCTATACCGTTTAGATTAAAAACACTTAATAATAACTCTAATTCATCACAAATATACTCTTTTTTCTGAAATTTTTTAAATCTCTCTATAACATCATCTGCAATGCTATCAAGTCTTTGGCAGTTTAAAATAGAGTTTAACTCATTTATATCATCTAAGTGTTCAATGTCCTCATTATCCAAAAAATAACTTATATCTATACCGTATTTTTTACTTACCCATGATTTATAAAATACATTATTTTGAATATCTGAATCTTTTACGTCAAGATAATTAAACCTTTTCATAGGTTTATATGAAGCATCCATTAAAGTGGATAAAAGCATTGTACCACACATTCCACCTGCCGAAGCACCTGAAATAACCCTTATTTGTACTTTGTGTAATTGCGGTTTATCGGGAAAATCCTCTTTAAACTTTTTTCTGACTTTTTCATAATTTTCCAAAGCTTCAAGGAAAAAATCCAATACCCCAGCCGTATAAGCTCCTGCCGAAACAGCACCTGCTAGAACCAAACCTATTTCAAAAGTATTACTTTTATCTTCAGACATAGCTTTTCCTTTTCTAACTTTATTAAATATATTATTATATATTATGTAAATTAAGTCAAGAATAAGAGTATGATTTATAAAAAATTTTAAAATATATGATTCATAAAAAGAACGTCAAAAGGCAGATAAGAAAATGTTTTTGTATCCCCTTCTTTAAAACCTAAATTTAAATACCAATTTTTAAGTCTAGTATTTTTTGCAATTATTCCTATACTTAACCTTTTGATATCTTTTCTCTTGGCATAATCAAAAATAAACCAAACAAGCTCTTTTCCTATATTATGATGTCTAAATTCCGGAAGTGCTCTTTTTATACTCATTGATTATCCTTTTAAACTATAGTTTCAACTGCCAAAATCCTACAGAGAGCCATTTGTCAAATTTAAAACCTACATCAGGCAGTAATCCGACTTTTTCAAATCCCAATTTTTCATGAAGTGCTATGCTTGCCTCATTTGGCACTGTTATTAGACTTAAAGCATTTTTTATTCCCAAACTTTTTAATTGACTAAGAAGTTCCTTAAACAGAGCCTTTCCTATGCCTTTTCCGGTATATTTGGGATTTAAATAAATAGAAGGTTCAACAGTAAATCTATAAGCACTTCTTTCATGCCAAAAATGTGCATAAGCATATCCTAAAATCTCTTCTTCTTTGTAAGCTACAATCCAAGGAAGTTTACTATTTTTTATTTTTTTAAATCTTTCAATCATATCTTGGGCAGTTATCAACTCCTCTTCAAAAGTGATAACACTATTTTCTATATAATAATTATAAATTTTTTCAATTTGTTCAAAATCTTGAACATTTGCTTCACGAATAAGCATATTTTTTCCTGTTTTATATTCTTTAAAAAAAGAATTATACAACTTTAAAATAAAGATAAAAGATATTTATACGCAGTAACTCCATAAACTCTTTTAAAATGTCTGTTAAAATGAGACAAATCCGTGAAACCGTATTCAACTATAGTTGCATAAATATCTTTTGTAAGTTCTAAATATTTTTTTGCATGGATTAATTTACAATTCAAGAAAAATTGATAAGGAGTAACTCCCGTGTTTGCTTTAAATATTCTAATAAATTGAAATTTTGAAAGATTTAATTGTTTTGAGATTTCATCTAAATTTAAAACATCGTCAAGTTCATAATAGATCATCTCTTTTGCTCTTTTTACAAGAAGAGTCTCTTTTTTATAATCAAGAGTAAAATCTTTTGATGTAAAATTATCTACAATATTTAAGAGTAACTCATTACATAAAGCTTCATCTTTTTCATATAATATCGTTGAAGAGAGATTTATTATATCTTGCTTTAATTTTTCATTATATACAATAGAAGAAGAGAACTTGACAATCTCTTTTTCCCCTATTGCTTCTAAAAAAAGTTTGGGTTTTATATATAACATTACATAATCTAAAGATTCTTCTTTACTACCTGCTTGTCCGTCATGTAACTCTTCGGGGTTAAACAACATTACGTCGTTTCTATAAGATTTTAGGGAACTTCCTTCTAAACTATATTTTTGAATTCCATTTAAAGTTACGCCTAAAGCATACTCTTCATGAGCATGTTTTTTATATGCAAATTTTTCAATTTTTGCCGATAAAGTAGTGATTCCTATTCTATTTTTATATATAAACTTTTCCAATATCTTTTCTTTCAATTTTTGATATTTTAAATTAAATTATATCTTTTCTTCACTTTTTAT
It encodes the following:
- a CDS encoding alpha/beta fold hydrolase; amino-acid sequence: MKEKIYLIPGLMTDERLWSRLLPFLEKQYELIHFPIPLSENFDEIVKVLDKEIKDEKVNLLGFSLGGYISSYYAIKNPKRVKRLFLVSATPSATVKENVKKREKKLQEAKENNFPTLSLEKAKDLLEIKEDEELIQIVASMFNDLGNEVYIPQLASTLKRVEMFEEFIKLNFPVRFYYSLNDRLLNHISINKILNKKENIQLVSREGTSHNIPLEFPKELSIEIKKWFEQKI
- a CDS encoding PhzF family phenazine biosynthesis protein — encoded protein: MMKLKMSIVDAFADKLFKGNQAAVIVLERWLDEKLMQDIAAENNLSETAFLVKEKNDIFNIRWFSPLCEIDFCGHATLASAFILFKENEALTSIKFYAKAVGNFEVYKKDDGLIQMNFPKREPVKVQEFPNELLEGLSIKPKEIYKNVQAYFAVYEKEEDVLNIEYKSELLKKLAPYDVVVTSASKNREYDFVSRYFWPASGGKEDPVTGSIHAGLTPFWANKLNKNILVALQASKRTGVLFCELKEDRVLISGKAVQYLEGNISV
- a CDS encoding gamma-glutamylcyclotransferase family protein codes for the protein MDNSRNRLNDVFFYGLYMDEEILKNKGIVPKNRREAFVKGYRIRIGNSATLLRDEDSKTYGMVYSLTHDEIKKLYQDLSSYTSEALLIEAEGEVIPALCYVLLDEPAEDEKNEEYFHKLIACLDKYTLPKPIKV
- a CDS encoding NUDIX hydrolase yields the protein MKKYVLGFLFSEDLKYVVLIKKINPKWQRGLLNGVGGKIEDQESSSDAMVREFKEETGVLTEKQDWHCFAKINRPNFYEMDIYCAFSNFAFDAKSVEKEEVFILEKDKLPNNIIPNLRWLIPLALDKQVDFSRPVLINEISKELK
- a CDS encoding APC family permease, yielding MQNKNNRTIGLFGAVSIGVGGMVGGGIFAVLGEAVSLAHGATVVAFFLAGIVALLTSYSYAKLSVKFQTKGGTVSFIDNAFGHNLLSGSVNFMLWLSYLVTISLYAVAFSSYAQALFLSNSNSFFNHFFISLAVCLPLLINLISAYLVSKSETIIVVIKVLLLILIIVASVPFLDMQRLSVSRWDSNFSILVAGMIIFVAYEGFELIANSAEDIKIPKKNLPKAFYSSVLLVIALYLLIAVTAIGAVNENQLLQAKDYALAIAAKPALGQTGFTIVAIAALLATFSAINATIYGNGRLGYILAIDGELPSFFDKEKNNIPTQSVIITALASLVMANSIDLSQIAIIGSASFLLIFFIVNIAALKLHKELNANKIIILTSCIISFIALCTLLIHTFFSDKQAIIIFFNFIILSILFEVFYGRLVRKHIFNRPYSKKLL
- a CDS encoding patatin-like phospholipase family protein, which codes for MSEDKSNTFEIGLVLAGAVSAGAYTAGVLDFFLEALENYEKVRKKFKEDFPDKPQLHKVQIRVISGASAGGMCGTMLLSTLMDASYKPMKRFNYLDVKDSDIQNNVFYKSWVSKKYGIDISYFLDNEDIEHLDDINELNSILNCQRLDSIADDVIERFKKFQKKEYICDELELLLSVFNLNGIDLDLFFDDSKDKIEQFYRITNHSDMMNFKLGEIINNRNKISLNSDFSTELLKKSTLATGAFPLFLQSRTLTKSKEAYKSWKWWTPSSEKSNCSNNGRCFNLINPTFYNLKDEEYDFDTIDGGVANNEPLELARRILAGDDLFDSSDKEKVKKSLIMVDPFSQIKDSYAKVEKNKSKNSDNYLLKRVFDLFTSLKEQARFKPNELSLAMNKDIFSRSLIAPSKDDIYGDKALASSSLGAFGGFLYEKFRQHDFQLGRKNAQSFLKKHFKMGKNNSLVKENIEWFASQGCLIDNEYIQIIPLIDVPQADTSKSITYEIDTIPFDKIKISQKELDKIYQAIEKRVELILKKYLNKMGFFPNSYINLGFLLYGISKGELCFSAKKELKKRIIKMVKEEIDSQLKNRGLKD
- a CDS encoding GNAT family N-acetyltransferase; its protein translation is MSIKRALPEFRHHNIGKELVWFIFDYAKRKDIKRLSIGIIAKNTRLKNWYLNLGFKEGDTKTFSYLPFDVLFMNHIF
- a CDS encoding GNAT family N-acetyltransferase; its protein translation is MLIREANVQDFEQIEKIYNYYIENSVITFEEELITAQDMIERFKKIKNSKLPWIVAYKEEEILGYAYAHFWHERSAYRFTVEPSIYLNPKYTGKGIGKALFKELLSQLKSLGIKNALSLITVPNEASIALHEKLGFEKVGLLPDVGFKFDKWLSVGFWQLKL
- a CDS encoding AraC family transcriptional regulator, with amino-acid sequence MEKFIYKNRIGITTLSAKIEKFAYKKHAHEEYALGVTLNGIQKYSLEGSSLKSYRNDVMLFNPEELHDGQAGSKEESLDYVMLYIKPKLFLEAIGEKEIVKFSSSIVYNEKLKQDIINLSSTILYEKDEALCNELLLNIVDNFTSKDFTLDYKKETLLVKRAKEMIYYELDDVLNLDEISKQLNLSKFQFIRIFKANTGVTPYQFFLNCKLIHAKKYLELTKDIYATIVEYGFTDLSHFNRHFKRVYGVTAYKYLLSLF